Below is a genomic region from Prolixibacteraceae bacterium.
GACAACTGAAAACCCAATTTTTCTTCATCTGATATCTACCAACGAAGAAAAGGTAAAAAGGGCCGTGGATCAATGTGCTGCAGTGGGGTATGAGATGATTATTTTGAGCTTCGGTAGTGGACTAAATATGGAAAATGAGTCGGCGAAGAACTACAAAAAGTTTAAGGCTTTAAGAGAATATGCCAATTCCAAAGGGGTGGAGCTCGGAGGATACTCTCTACTATCCAGCCGTTGGATTAGTGATGAAGTCGATGTGATCAATCCCAAGACAGGGAAAAGAGGGGGAATGATATTTGGATCTTCTCCATGCCTAAGTAGTGAATGGGGATATGACTACTTCCGTAAAATGAAGAAGTTTTATCAAGAAACAGGAATGCAGGTATTTGAGAATGATGGTTCATATCCAGGCAATGTCTGTGCATCAACAACACATAAACACCATCATGGTCTGAATGATTCACAATGGAAACAGTATGCTCAAATACAAAATCTATATCGTTGGATGCGTGCAGAGGGAATTTATATGAATATCCCAGATTTCTATTTCAATGCGGGATCCAACAAAACGGGAATCGGTTACCGTGAGGTCAATTGGTCATTACCACGTGAGCGTCAACTGGTTATTGGACGAATGAATATTTATGATGGCTTATGGGAACGTATTCCTAGTATGTGTTGGACTTTTGTTCCTCTGACACAATATCATGGAGGAGGAGCTGCTGCTACCCTAGAACCTTTAAATGATCACCTTGATGACTATGAAAATCATATGATGCAGAATTACGGTTCTGGTGTGCAAGCTTGCTACAGAGGTCCTAGGTTATATGATACCTCAAAAACAAAAGCACTGGTAAAAGAGGTAATTACATGGTATAAGAAATACCGAGATATCCTTAACAGTGATTTGATACATCTTAAAAGAGCATCAGGTAAAGACTGGGATGGATTCCTTCATGTTAATCCTGATCTTAAAGAAAAAGGGTTGGCTATGTTTTTTAATCCTACGGATAAAGATATCAAGCGCAATATCAAATTACCTCTATATTATACTGGACTCGATCAAAAAGCATCCGTGAGAATAAAAGACGGTAAGAAGAGAGTGTATGAAATTACTAAAGATGGTTCCATCACAATCAAAGTAAATATTGCAGCACACTCTTACCAGTGGATCGTAATAGAGTAACATACTTTAATGGGGGATATCAAGGATCTCAAATTAGATTCTTTTATACATGTAAATAATGTACAGCATAGCGTGGTTTGTAACGGCATATCGTCACAAATCATGCTTTTTTATTTACATGTCTCGAAATTGGATAGAAACTTCGATATGTATCTTACTATAGGCTTAACCTTCAAGAAGTGCTAAATTGTGGTTGACATCATGGGCTAGGGCTTTAGCCTTACTATTGTGTGTCTTCTCTCTCTTTTGGACCTTGTTAACCTATAATTAGATTATCTATAGGTTAATTTATGTTTAAATATATGTATTTGTAAATAAGAGTTTAATTAGTGTCATGTTAAGATCTCATAGCAACTATTGTGTCTCGAGGAGATGTTGTGTGGTGTTGTGGCAAGAATTGAAATCACCTATGATAAAATTGTGATATGCCTAGCTTTAATAAGACCATAAATATCAGCTGTATTCTTTGTTTCTAACTCTAGTAAATCACACTTCGGTTTTAAGTAAAAAGTATTTTTTATAATATAGAAATAACTATTGTATGTTTAGAGTTAAGTTCTTGTGTGTTATGCTTATAAGTGTCCTTTCTTTGGGTGTGCAAGCACAAAAAAAGTTAGAAGGTGTGGTGAGAGATAGGCATGGCAAAGCCATCCCTTATGCCAATGTTTTACTCTGTCAATCTCCCGACTCGACATTGTTAGCCAACACCATCACTGATCTTCAGGGCAACTTTGTGTTTGACGAGACACCACAACAAAATACATTCCTAAAAATTAGCTATATAGGCTATAGCCCTAAGTTTGTACAACTCACCGAAGACCTCAAACATATCACCCTCTCGGATAAAATACATAACTTGAATGAAATCACGATAAAGGGTGCCAAAAAAGCCATCATAGAAGATGCAACTGGTTTTACGGTGAAAGTGAAAGATTATACATCCACACAAGGTAAATCAGCTTTAGAAGTACTAGAGGTTATACCTGGAGTATTGAAGAATGGTACACAGATTAGTGTCATGGGCAAAACGGCTACCATCTATGTCAATGGCCGATCCTTAAATCTGTCGGGTAAGGCGGCCGAGAACTATATCGCCTCTCTCCAAGCAGACAATGTCAAGTCCATAAGAGTGATTACCGACCCTGATGCAAAATATGATGCTAACATTACAGGTGGTATCGTAGATATCGAATTGAAATATGATAAAGGAGAAGGGATCAATAGTGGCATTATATTAGGTGCAGGAATCAAAAAGACAGGAATGGTCTATTCTCCATCCATCTCTTTTAACTATCGTAAGAATAAGATGAACTGGTATGGGAGTTATGGTTTCTATACGGGTAAATTCGAAAAGGATATTGATCAGGTTCAACATTACCAAGAGAACGATAAGAAATATATCAATGAAAACCATGAGTTCAAAAAGACAGATGGGGTATCCAATAATATAACTTTAGGATTGGACTATTTTGCATCTAAAAAGCACACCATAGGGCTGTTAATACAAGCAGGAACTTATAACGGGGAGGATGATAGTGGTATCGAAACCTATATCTACCCTGAAAAGGAGGATAAGCCTAAAGATGTATCGATTCAGTCCGACCTATTTAAAGATAATAGCAATAAGAACATTACTTCAAACCTAAATCATCATTGGAAGATAGACTCTACGGGAGCTTCGCTCAATACAGATATCACACTTTCGTATATTGGTAATGACAATAGCCATCTGATGAAATCTACTCATTTAAATGATGTCTATAGCGGTAATAGTCAGAATATCGATAATCAGAACACAATCCTTACGGCACGTATGGATTATGTGAAATCGTTTCGAAACCAGCTCCGATTGGAAACAGGATGGAAAGCAAATGTGCTAAAAAGATCCATAAAGCAAGGCTATGTTGAGTTTGAGAAAGTAGAGACAACTCCTCAGAATATCGATACGAAATATGATGAAAACATTGTGGCAGGTTATGCCAAATTAGATAAGAAATGGAAAACGAACTCCATAGCAGTGGGTGTGAGAGCTGAACATACTTACTATAAGGGAAATACAGAAGAAGAGTTTTCAGATAACTATTGGGATCTGTTTCCATCCTTTTCTTTTCGACAATCCTTGACCAAAAAGAGCAGTCTCTCTGTCTCTTATTTACATAAAATAGTAAGACCTTCTCTCTCTAAACTCAATCCATATCGTTTTTATAATGGTTATAATATTTATCAGCAAGGGAATCCCAATTTGAAACCTTATTATATCCATTACATCAATTTGAGGTATAGCATTCCATCGGTCGTAACCCTTTCGCTTAGCCACTCAAGATACAATGATCAAATATTCTTAGATCCTCAGCGTAATCCAAAAACCAATGAGATCGTAAATACTTATCAAAACCTTGGAAACTCAAATAAAACTTCGCTCTATCTATATATTCCATTAAGGATAGGTTCTTGGTGGAGATCCAATTTTTCTGCCGTAGCAAACTACGACATCTACGATAATCAATACCAAGGTCGAGATTGGAATAGTGATAATCTATGGGCAAGTGTACAATTATACAACCAATTTAAAATTTCAAAGACTTTTACCTCAGAATGGACCTTTTTCTATTCCACAAAGCGCAACTGGTTTGAAACGGTAATAGACCCAAGAGCAAATCTGAATATTAGATTTATAAAATCTCTATGGAACAAAAAAGGATCTATCTCTGCAACTCTAGTGGATCCTTTCCGATGGAATAGTTATGCTTCTACGCTAAATAGTGGCGATATTCATCTGGACATTTCTGAATCCACCGATAGAACCATGTTACGCCTGACCTTTTCCTATAACCTAGGATCGAATCAAGTCAAAAGCAAAAGGCGAAGATCAACAGGTGCTGAATCTATCGAAGGCAGAGTCAAGTAGTTTAAATATAAAGAAGAGGTATATATCATACACTATATGATCATATATCTCTTCACTATACACTTTTGTCATAAATAGACATCCAATATGACCAAGTTTGTGCCAATGCCTTGGTACGAAAGGGATACGACACCTTTTGGTAACGCCGAACTCCTGCTCGGCATCTTGCCACAACCAAAATCCTTTGTGGTTCCCTTTTTCATGCACCTTCATACACTAACATCGACAAAATGATCGAATCGTACTTTCAGCCTTTATATGATTTTTTATCTCGTTCCCCCTATGGTTTTCACCATTGGGCTATGCTGCGATATT
It encodes:
- a CDS encoding TonB-dependent receptor, with protein sequence MFRVKFLCVMLISVLSLGVQAQKKLEGVVRDRHGKAIPYANVLLCQSPDSTLLANTITDLQGNFVFDETPQQNTFLKISYIGYSPKFVQLTEDLKHITLSDKIHNLNEITIKGAKKAIIEDATGFTVKVKDYTSTQGKSALEVLEVIPGVLKNGTQISVMGKTATIYVNGRSLNLSGKAAENYIASLQADNVKSIRVITDPDAKYDANITGGIVDIELKYDKGEGINSGIILGAGIKKTGMVYSPSISFNYRKNKMNWYGSYGFYTGKFEKDIDQVQHYQENDKKYINENHEFKKTDGVSNNITLGLDYFASKKHTIGLLIQAGTYNGEDDSGIETYIYPEKEDKPKDVSIQSDLFKDNSNKNITSNLNHHWKIDSTGASLNTDITLSYIGNDNSHLMKSTHLNDVYSGNSQNIDNQNTILTARMDYVKSFRNQLRLETGWKANVLKRSIKQGYVEFEKVETTPQNIDTKYDENIVAGYAKLDKKWKTNSIAVGVRAEHTYYKGNTEEEFSDNYWDLFPSFSFRQSLTKKSSLSVSYLHKIVRPSLSKLNPYRFYNGYNIYQQGNPNLKPYYIHYINLRYSIPSVVTLSLSHSRYNDQIFLDPQRNPKTNEIVNTYQNLGNSNKTSLYLYIPLRIGSWWRSNFSAVANYDIYDNQYQGRDWNSDNLWASVQLYNQFKISKTFTSEWTFFYSTKRNWFETVIDPRANLNIRFIKSLWNKKGSISATLVDPFRWNSYASTLNSGDIHLDISESTDRTMLRLTFSYNLGSNQVKSKRRRSTGAESIEGRVK